One Candidatus Desulfarcum epimagneticum genomic region harbors:
- a CDS encoding D-hydantoinase: MGILIQNGLIVTSAGSYPGDVRVKGEKIQAVGTGLEREGDEIIDASGRYLLPGVIDPHTHLSMPFMGTFAQDDYETGTIAAACGGVTTVVDFDLQQKGESILEALERKKALADGRVAVDYSLHPAIMDPTDAVIDEVKKAILDYGTPSFKIFMVYDFRVDDGVMIRLLEETKKYGGLVQVHAENVHIIDHLNAVFEKEKNLSPYFHAKSRPDIAEAEAVSRAAKMVEVTGSRLYVVHLSSKAGLMEVKRARDRGVEIFAETCPQYLLLDENRYREPDFAGAKYVMSPPLRTPESLDALWDGIKKGWVQVAATDHCPFDFKGKKDMFGKDDYKKIPNGAPGIETLLMLMHSEGAAKGRISLEKMVDVLSTATARIFGLKDKGAIAPGKDADIVIFDPRQKFTIRNDLLHMNVDYTPYEGFEITGMPETVYARGQKVAEFKDGRMEFVGKPGRGRFVKRAPFGT, from the coding sequence ATGGGCATACTCATCCAAAACGGACTCATCGTCACATCTGCGGGAAGCTATCCCGGGGACGTTCGGGTAAAGGGCGAAAAAATACAGGCCGTGGGAACAGGGCTTGAAAGAGAGGGCGACGAGATCATCGACGCCTCGGGCAGGTACCTGCTTCCCGGCGTCATCGACCCCCACACCCATCTTTCCATGCCGTTTATGGGGACCTTCGCCCAGGACGACTACGAGACCGGGACCATCGCGGCGGCCTGCGGCGGGGTCACCACTGTGGTGGATTTCGACCTCCAGCAGAAAGGAGAGTCCATCTTAGAGGCGCTGGAGCGCAAAAAAGCCCTGGCCGACGGCCGGGTCGCCGTGGATTATTCCCTTCATCCCGCCATCATGGACCCCACGGACGCGGTCATCGACGAGGTCAAAAAGGCCATCCTGGATTACGGGACCCCCAGCTTCAAAATATTTATGGTGTATGATTTCAGGGTGGACGACGGGGTCATGATTCGCCTTCTGGAAGAGACGAAAAAATACGGCGGCCTGGTCCAGGTTCACGCCGAGAACGTTCACATCATCGACCATTTGAACGCGGTTTTTGAAAAAGAGAAAAACCTCTCGCCCTATTTCCACGCCAAAAGCCGCCCGGACATCGCCGAGGCCGAGGCCGTGTCCAGGGCCGCGAAGATGGTGGAGGTCACGGGCTCCCGGCTGTATGTCGTCCACCTTTCGTCGAAAGCCGGGCTCATGGAGGTCAAGCGGGCCCGGGACCGGGGGGTGGAGATATTCGCCGAAACCTGCCCCCAGTACCTGCTTTTAGATGAAAACCGCTACCGGGAGCCGGATTTCGCCGGCGCGAAGTATGTCATGTCTCCGCCGCTCAGGACCCCCGAAAGCCTGGACGCCCTGTGGGACGGGATCAAAAAAGGATGGGTCCAGGTGGCGGCCACAGACCACTGCCCCTTTGACTTCAAGGGCAAAAAAGACATGTTCGGAAAAGACGACTACAAAAAAATCCCCAACGGGGCGCCGGGCATCGAGACCCTTTTGATGCTCATGCATTCCGAAGGGGCGGCCAAAGGCAGGATCAGCCTGGAAAAGATGGTGGATGTTCTTTCCACCGCCACGGCCCGAATTTTCGGCCTCAAAGACAAAGGCGCCATCGCGCCCGGAAAAGACGCGGACATCGTGATTTTTGATCCCCGACAGAAATTCACGATCCGAAACGATCTGCTTCATATGAACGTGGATTACACCCCCTACGAGGGCTTTGAGATCACCGGCATGCCCGAGACGGTGTATGCCCGGGGACAAAAAGTCGCCGAGTTTAAAGACGGCCGCATGGAATTTGTCGGAAAGCCCGGGCGGGGCCGGTTTGTCAAACGGGCGCCTTTCGGGACCTGA
- a CDS encoding conserved hypothetical protein (Evidence 4 : Unknown function but conserved in other organisms): MWIERHIKTKILRLSKSRPALLLTGARQTGKSSLLQREFPELPYITFDYLTQIEAFQDSPEHFLGRLDGPVILDEIQYVPEVFRELKILIDRQRERYGKWIMTGSQQFSLMKSVSESLAGRIAILHLETLSAAELRDKKIKNIEQFLWKGGYPELWSNRRLGFSDFFESYIRTYIERDLKTIIDVKNLSDFRRFIRMLATRAGQLLNYKSLSSDVGVSDATIRKWAHALEISGLVYLLPPYYANIGKRLIKSPKVYFADHGLLCYLSGVDNKRRWHAHTHRGALWENFVMMEMVKRNGLSPGNDLFFYRDQNGVEIDFVAERKGKLFFIEAKAGERADPKKLHFDKVAPLFKDRFPTENILAQNIHEPGPVAGKGYVRINPLYSAMPF; encoded by the coding sequence ATGTGGATAGAAAGACACATCAAAACCAAAATATTAAGACTGTCAAAGTCAAGGCCGGCCCTGCTTTTGACCGGGGCCAGGCAGACCGGCAAAAGCTCGCTGCTTCAGCGGGAGTTTCCCGAACTCCCCTACATCACCTTTGATTATCTCACCCAGATTGAGGCATTTCAGGATTCCCCGGAACATTTCCTGGGCCGTTTGGACGGCCCGGTCATACTGGATGAAATTCAATATGTGCCGGAGGTGTTCCGGGAGCTGAAAATACTCATCGACAGGCAAAGGGAACGCTACGGCAAATGGATCATGACCGGGAGCCAGCAGTTTTCCCTGATGAAAAGCGTCAGCGAAAGTCTCGCCGGCAGGATCGCCATCCTTCACCTTGAGACCCTGAGCGCCGCAGAGCTGAGGGACAAAAAAATAAAAAACATTGAGCAGTTTCTCTGGAAAGGGGGCTACCCGGAGCTTTGGTCGAACCGGCGGCTCGGGTTTTCAGATTTTTTTGAAAGCTACATCCGGACCTACATTGAAAGGGACCTGAAAACCATCATTGATGTCAAAAACCTGAGCGATTTCAGGCGGTTCATCAGAATGCTGGCCACAAGGGCCGGCCAGCTGCTCAATTACAAAAGCCTTTCCTCCGACGTGGGCGTTTCAGACGCCACCATCCGAAAATGGGCCCATGCCCTTGAGATCAGCGGCCTGGTCTATCTTTTGCCGCCGTATTACGCCAATATCGGGAAAAGGCTGATCAAATCCCCAAAGGTTTATTTCGCCGATCATGGGCTGCTCTGCTACTTATCCGGCGTTGACAACAAACGGCGCTGGCATGCCCACACCCACAGGGGCGCCTTGTGGGAAAACTTCGTGATGATGGAGATGGTCAAACGAAACGGGCTTTCGCCGGGAAATGATTTGTTTTTTTACCGGGACCAGAACGGCGTTGAGATCGATTTCGTGGCGGAAAGAAAGGGGAAACTGTTTTTCATTGAGGCCAAGGCCGGGGAGCGCGCGGACCCGAAAAAACTCCATTTTGACAAGGTGGCCCCGCTTTTCAAAGACCGCTTCCCCACTGAAAACATCCTGGCCCAGAATATCCATGAGCCTGGCCCTGTGGCGGGGAAGGGTTATGTTCGCATCAATCCTCTTTATTCGGCGATGCCTTTTTGA
- a CDS encoding conserved hypothetical protein (Evidence 4 : Unknown function but conserved in other organisms), which translates to MSLKKFSFRQAVFEANRCLLCHDAPCSRGCPAGTDPGTFIRKLRFKNVTGAARTIKANNILGWACGALCPAARLCEKECAASGIGEPIAIAGIQRAVMEHAWAMGFNPLGTPPEKKGPAAAVLGAGPAGLACAAELARSGFPVSIFESRPEPGGAMRHAIPARRLDPALLEREIDDIRFLGADFQCGTPVEGDGAVEKLFGSGFQAVFMSPGLWEAQTLAPGMGKTPGLFSSIRFLEGLRENADPNPGQAGWEIAGKTVAVIGGGSAAMDCAVSAAQAGARDVFVIYRRSWLQMPAEAREKKEALDAGVHFLFFSRPEKYISPNGAVAGLELIRTEPEDRTDASGRRAVRDVKDSRWSLAADIVIEALGNRPGEGVKRLHPDIRMDGGLIQTDARRRTSAPGVFAGGDAASGPGLVALAVRDGKIAANAMKAYLAAS; encoded by the coding sequence GTGAGCCTGAAAAAATTTTCTTTCCGACAAGCCGTGTTTGAGGCCAACCGGTGTCTGCTTTGCCACGACGCCCCCTGCTCCAGAGGGTGCCCGGCGGGAACCGACCCCGGGACGTTTATTCGAAAGCTTCGGTTCAAAAATGTCACGGGCGCGGCCCGGACCATCAAAGCAAACAATATCCTGGGATGGGCCTGCGGGGCGCTGTGCCCGGCGGCCCGGCTGTGCGAAAAAGAATGCGCGGCCTCCGGGATCGGGGAGCCCATCGCCATCGCGGGGATCCAGCGGGCGGTGATGGAGCATGCCTGGGCCATGGGTTTCAACCCCCTTGGGACGCCGCCTGAGAAAAAAGGCCCGGCCGCGGCCGTTTTGGGGGCGGGACCCGCCGGTCTGGCCTGCGCGGCGGAGCTGGCCCGGTCCGGATTCCCGGTCTCGATTTTCGAGTCCCGGCCCGAGCCCGGCGGGGCCATGCGGCATGCCATTCCCGCCCGCCGCCTGGACCCCGCGCTGTTGGAAAGAGAAATCGACGACATCCGGTTTCTGGGCGCGGACTTTCAATGCGGGACGCCGGTGGAGGGGGACGGGGCTGTGGAAAAACTTTTCGGCTCCGGATTCCAGGCGGTTTTCATGTCCCCGGGCCTCTGGGAGGCCCAAACCCTGGCGCCGGGCATGGGAAAGACCCCTGGGCTTTTTTCCTCCATTCGTTTCCTGGAAGGCCTGCGCGAAAACGCCGACCCAAACCCCGGACAGGCCGGGTGGGAAATCGCGGGCAAAACCGTGGCGGTGATCGGGGGCGGCTCCGCGGCCATGGACTGCGCCGTTTCAGCGGCCCAGGCGGGCGCCCGGGACGTGTTTGTGATCTACCGGCGCTCCTGGCTCCAGATGCCGGCCGAGGCCCGTGAAAAAAAAGAGGCCCTGGACGCGGGCGTTCATTTTCTTTTTTTCAGCCGCCCGGAAAAATATATCTCCCCAAACGGCGCCGTCGCGGGCCTTGAGCTGATCCGGACCGAGCCCGAAGACCGAACGGACGCGTCGGGCCGAAGGGCGGTTCGCGACGTCAAAGACTCCCGGTGGAGCCTTGCGGCCGATATCGTCATCGAGGCGCTGGGAAACCGGCCGGGGGAAGGCGTCAAACGCCTGCATCCCGACATCCGAATGGACGGGGGGCTCATCCAAACCGACGCCCGGCGGCGGACATCGGCCCCCGGGGTCTTTGCCGGGGGAGACGCCGCCTCGGGGCCGGGCCTGGTGGCGCTGGCGGTTCGGGACGGGAAAATTGCGGCCAACGCCATGAAAGCGTATTTGGCAGCATCGTAA
- a CDS encoding hypothetical protein (Evidence 5 : Unknown function) has protein sequence MSISLIKKPRSRMNEKQLLIAEIGKAKASSNRQIWFIATIFLILNLIIITCALLYVPVDTVKSIQQLSPTKIPQTDFLKLSIPVAILFFGFAVSFLGIKRLEQFDSEINQIRTYLSNQLLEERKITLQEREKFGEELTRNINEIKETIKTISENYVSESIDNRKESIEKYLAEFTKNTDIAIDNINTMLLPYKWLEQKKEEVDFLVNIRTAGIAKERVEQFNSENKKDISLKIAEYVVQQKLSGDPTDFHNLSADVAINENKPLAADIIDLGLSFFPHDINLLADGIKYHSESGNFTRAGELYFLIQEIEFSRWNWRLFVFVGDYLELIGKIKDAMEIYEQYKQYLPLDERAYSQPALYFKKSGKYHEAIEILEKCLQVCPKCEQAAFVLSDCYLKRGEYENVLTATDRSLESSADEQPSVNQSSIIWNKALALDAITHRNISKYKALSTLENHKDELIAKAKKCITYYNLCLSMDDCISVFKIRGPERIKILKGIMEANNLSDEEIDSMADKIKSPMDMINSLEDLSKLKELFDDDSHEQ, from the coding sequence ATGTCGATAAGCTTAATAAAAAAACCGAGGTCAAGAATGAACGAAAAACAATTATTGATTGCAGAAATAGGTAAAGCAAAAGCCTCTTCTAATAGGCAAATTTGGTTTATAGCAACTATCTTTCTTATACTAAACCTCATAATTATCACTTGTGCATTGTTATATGTGCCAGTTGATACTGTTAAGTCAATTCAACAACTGTCGCCAACAAAAATCCCTCAAACTGATTTCTTAAAACTATCAATCCCCGTAGCAATTTTGTTTTTTGGTTTTGCCGTTAGTTTTCTTGGAATAAAGAGACTAGAGCAGTTTGATTCTGAAATTAATCAAATAAGGACGTACTTATCAAATCAATTGCTTGAAGAAAGAAAAATCACTTTACAAGAAAGGGAAAAATTTGGAGAGGAACTCACTAGAAATATTAATGAAATAAAGGAAACAATAAAAACAATTTCAGAAAATTATGTTTCAGAGTCAATTGACAATAGAAAAGAAAGTATAGAGAAGTATTTGGCAGAATTTACCAAAAATACAGATATTGCAATAGATAATATCAATACTATGCTCCTTCCATATAAATGGCTTGAGCAGAAAAAAGAAGAGGTAGACTTTTTGGTAAATATACGAACAGCTGGAATCGCCAAAGAAAGAGTTGAACAATTCAATTCTGAAAATAAAAAAGATATCTCTTTGAAAATTGCTGAATATGTAGTCCAACAAAAATTATCTGGAGATCCTACAGATTTCCATAACCTTAGCGCTGACGTTGCGATAAATGAAAACAAACCTTTAGCAGCAGATATTATCGATTTGGGTTTATCATTTTTCCCGCATGACATAAACCTTCTTGCTGACGGCATAAAATATCATAGTGAATCAGGCAACTTTACTAGAGCTGGCGAGTTATATTTCCTAATACAAGAAATTGAGTTTTCTCGGTGGAATTGGCGTTTGTTTGTCTTTGTCGGTGACTATCTTGAACTAATAGGCAAAATTAAGGACGCCATGGAGATTTATGAACAATATAAACAATATCTCCCCTTGGATGAGCGAGCGTATTCTCAGCCGGCTTTATACTTCAAGAAAAGTGGTAAATATCATGAGGCTATCGAAATTCTAGAGAAATGTCTTCAAGTTTGTCCGAAATGTGAACAAGCGGCATTTGTTCTATCTGATTGTTATTTAAAGCGTGGCGAATATGAGAATGTCTTAACTGCAACAGACAGATCTTTAGAGTCGTCTGCAGATGAACAACCTTCTGTAAATCAATCGTCAATAATTTGGAATAAAGCACTTGCTCTAGATGCAATAACCCATCGAAATATTAGTAAGTATAAGGCCTTAAGTACATTAGAAAACCATAAAGATGAATTAATCGCTAAGGCTAAAAAATGTATTACTTACTACAACCTTTGCCTCAGTATGGATGATTGCATATCGGTATTCAAAATTAGAGGCCCAGAAAGGATCAAAATTCTCAAAGGTATTATGGAAGCTAACAACTTAAGTGATGAAGAAATAGACTCAATGGCAGATAAAATAAAAAGCCCTATGGACATGATCAATTCTCTCGAAGACCTCTCAAAACTTAAAGAATTATTCGATGATGACAGCCATGAGCAATAA
- a CDS encoding Acyltransferase — MAGIVKCAHIQLSNATHEGSPAEIKEAMIEKHIPFIEKAGEKGVRILCLQEIFHGPYFCCEQDIKWYRTAEKVPGPITGRMSEYAKKYRMVMVVPVYEEALDGVYYNTAAVLDADGTYLGKFRKIHLPHTWPGFWEKFYFKPGNLGFPVFETAYAKIGIFLCYDRHFPECARILALNGAEILFNPSATTAGLSKYLWELEQPAQAAANGVFIGANNRVGLEKPWEFGRFYGSSYFADPRGQIVAKGSEYDDELVIADLDLNEIREVRDGWQFFRDRRPEMYEDIRRHLP, encoded by the coding sequence ATGGCCGGAATCGTCAAATGCGCCCACATCCAGCTTTCAAACGCGACCCATGAGGGCTCGCCGGCCGAGATTAAAGAGGCCATGATCGAAAAACACATTCCCTTTATCGAAAAGGCCGGTGAAAAGGGAGTCCGGATTCTTTGTCTCCAGGAAATTTTCCACGGCCCCTATTTCTGCTGTGAGCAGGACATTAAATGGTATCGGACGGCGGAAAAGGTCCCGGGCCCCATCACCGGGCGCATGTCCGAATACGCGAAAAAATATCGCATGGTCATGGTGGTCCCCGTGTATGAGGAGGCCCTGGACGGGGTTTACTATAACACGGCCGCGGTTCTGGACGCCGACGGAACCTATCTCGGGAAATTCAGGAAAATTCACCTTCCCCACACATGGCCGGGTTTTTGGGAAAAATTTTATTTCAAGCCGGGCAACCTGGGATTTCCCGTGTTTGAGACCGCCTACGCCAAAATCGGGATTTTCCTTTGCTATGACCGGCACTTTCCGGAGTGCGCCCGGATTCTCGCCTTGAACGGCGCGGAGATTTTGTTCAACCCGTCGGCCACCACCGCCGGCCTGTCCAAATATTTATGGGAGCTGGAGCAGCCGGCCCAGGCCGCGGCCAACGGCGTTTTCATCGGGGCCAACAACCGGGTGGGCCTGGAAAAGCCCTGGGAGTTCGGCCGGTTTTACGGATCGAGTTATTTTGCCGATCCCCGGGGACAGATCGTGGCCAAAGGAAGCGAATATGACGATGAGCTGGTCATCGCGGATCTGGACCTGAACGAAATACGGGAAGTGAGGGACGGGTGGCAGTTTTTCAGAGACCGGCGGCCCGAGATGTACGAAGACATCCGCCGGCATCTTCCCTGA
- a CDS encoding hypothetical protein (Evidence 5 : Unknown function), with translation MDDPKVPFTNNQGERDIRMTKVQQKISGCFRSMKGAEIFCRVRGYLSTCKKNDVTPSDALRLLFQGKLPDFLNEQ, from the coding sequence ATGGATGACCCGAAAGTTCCGTTCACGAACAATCAGGGTGAGCGGGATATTCGGATGACGAAAGTTCAGCAGAAGATATCCGGATGCTTTCGTTCCATGAAAGGGGCCGAGATTTTCTGCCGTGTTCGCGGTTATCTTTCGACGTGCAAAAAAAATGATGTGACGCCAAGTGATGCGTTGCGTCTGTTATTTCAAGGAAAACTGCCGGATTTTCTCAATGAGCAATAG
- the preA gene encoding NAD-dependent dihydropyrimidine dehydrogenase subunit PreA, whose translation MPNPIDLSVEFCGKRFENPFLLSSSPVSNSAEMTARAFEAGWGGAVFKTMHADGAPIVHPSPRMNAYHYQNSRLAGLQNVEQVSDRPLKDNLLEILYLKKKYTQKVLIASLMGFSNPEWEFLARSAEDNGADMLELNFSCPHMCVEGSGYKVGQAFGLIETFTETVKKKTSIPVMAKMTPNITDITEPALFAKKGGANAISAINTVRGISEIGLDDFVPRPNVAGMGAISGASGPIIKPLGLRFIAELAQCRDLSLPLSGIGGIETWIDALEYLLLGASTIQVTTGVIHYGYRIVSDMIEGLSDFMAQKKIARVTDLVGKALPHLHETGRFDLEKQGVARYNMDHCVGCGQCFRVCRDAGGQALDWDRDSRRPVPIEEKCLSCMICAFVCPAPGVISFHPMPAGWERRKTPVMDPGLEGEIRLQHIYSNKTNS comes from the coding sequence ATGCCGAATCCCATCGATTTGTCTGTGGAATTTTGCGGAAAACGATTTGAAAATCCCTTTCTTCTCTCCTCTTCCCCGGTTTCCAACAGCGCCGAAATGACGGCCCGGGCCTTTGAGGCGGGGTGGGGCGGCGCGGTGTTCAAAACCATGCACGCCGACGGCGCCCCCATTGTCCATCCCTCCCCCCGGATGAACGCCTACCATTACCAGAACAGCCGTCTGGCCGGTCTTCAGAATGTGGAGCAGGTCTCCGACCGGCCGCTCAAAGACAACCTTCTGGAGATTCTGTATCTGAAAAAAAAATATACCCAAAAGGTTCTCATCGCCAGCCTCATGGGGTTTTCAAACCCGGAGTGGGAATTTCTGGCCCGGTCCGCCGAAGACAACGGCGCGGACATGCTGGAGCTGAATTTCTCCTGCCCCCACATGTGCGTGGAGGGCTCCGGATACAAGGTGGGCCAGGCCTTCGGCCTGATCGAGACATTCACTGAAACCGTGAAAAAAAAGACCTCCATCCCGGTCATGGCCAAAATGACGCCCAACATCACGGACATCACCGAGCCGGCCCTTTTCGCCAAAAAAGGAGGCGCAAACGCCATATCCGCCATCAACACGGTGAGAGGAATCTCGGAGATCGGGCTGGACGATTTTGTGCCTCGGCCCAACGTGGCCGGGATGGGCGCCATCAGCGGCGCCTCGGGGCCCATCATCAAGCCCCTGGGCCTTCGTTTCATCGCCGAGCTGGCCCAATGCCGGGACCTGTCCCTTCCCCTGTCAGGCATCGGGGGAATCGAGACATGGATCGACGCTCTGGAATACCTGCTCCTGGGCGCCTCGACCATCCAGGTCACCACCGGCGTCATTCACTACGGATACCGGATCGTCTCGGACATGATCGAGGGCCTGTCTGATTTCATGGCCCAAAAAAAAATCGCCCGGGTCACGGATCTCGTGGGCAAGGCGCTGCCCCATCTCCATGAAACCGGCCGGTTTGACCTTGAAAAGCAGGGCGTGGCCCGCTACAACATGGACCACTGCGTGGGCTGCGGCCAGTGCTTCCGGGTCTGCCGGGACGCCGGAGGCCAGGCGCTGGACTGGGACCGGGACTCCAGACGCCCCGTTCCCATTGAGGAAAAATGCTTAAGCTGCATGATCTGCGCCTTTGTCTGCCCGGCCCCGGGAGTGATCTCTTTTCACCCCATGCCCGCCGGATGGGAGAGGCGAAAGACCCCGGTCATGGATCCGGGGCTTGAGGGCGAAATAAGGCTCCAACACATTTACTCAAACAAAACAAACTCGTAA